One window of the Aquipuribacter sp. SD81 genome contains the following:
- a CDS encoding DNA-3-methyladenine glycosylase I translates to MTPTESGAVVGDDGLVRCPWGDRPADYRRYHDEEWGRPVAGERALLERLTLEAFQSGLSWLTILRKREGFRAAFAGFDADVVAGYGAAEVERLLADPGIVRNRAKIEATVRNAAATVALRPAGGLESLLEEHRPVRRPRPATLADVPSSTPDSTALAKALKRAGFVFVGPTTAYAAMQACGYVDDHLVDCYAPTG, encoded by the coding sequence GTGACGCCCACGGAGTCCGGTGCGGTCGTCGGTGACGACGGGCTCGTGCGCTGCCCGTGGGGCGACCGGCCCGCCGACTACCGCCGCTACCACGACGAGGAGTGGGGCCGGCCGGTCGCCGGCGAGCGCGCCCTCCTGGAGCGGCTCACGCTGGAGGCGTTCCAGTCGGGGCTGTCGTGGCTCACGATCCTCCGCAAGCGCGAGGGGTTCCGCGCCGCCTTCGCGGGCTTCGACGCCGACGTCGTCGCGGGCTACGGCGCCGCCGAGGTGGAGCGGCTGCTCGCCGACCCCGGGATCGTCCGCAACCGCGCCAAGATCGAGGCGACGGTGCGCAACGCGGCCGCCACGGTGGCGCTGCGCCCCGCCGGCGGTCTCGAGTCGCTGCTGGAGGAGCACCGCCCGGTGCGCAGGCCCCGCCCGGCGACCCTCGCGGACGTGCCGTCGAGCACGCCCGACTCGACCGCCCTGGCGAAGGCGCTCAAGCGTGCGGGCTTCGTCTTCGTCGGCCCGACGACGGCCTACGCGGCGATGCAGGCGTGCGGCTACGTCGACGACCACCTCGTCGACTGCTACGCGCCCACCGGCTGA
- a CDS encoding DivIVA domain-containing protein, translating into MDLVLVVLLVLAVGGVVALALGRLSGGLVPASDDVAPPLEADVAAARDLDRARFAVALRGYRMDQVDDVLDQARDLIAAKDEEIERLRRQLEPGEASAAVEPGEAVALEPTEPTEPTEPTEPTEPTEPTEPTHATEPTEPTEPTGPAIEPTDPPVEPTEPTEPTEPTGSPVEPTDRRP; encoded by the coding sequence GTGGACCTCGTGCTCGTCGTGCTGCTCGTGCTCGCCGTCGGCGGGGTCGTCGCGCTCGCGCTCGGCCGGCTGAGCGGCGGCCTGGTCCCGGCCTCCGACGACGTCGCCCCGCCCCTGGAGGCCGACGTCGCCGCCGCGCGCGACCTCGACCGCGCGCGGTTCGCGGTGGCGCTGCGCGGCTACCGCATGGACCAGGTCGACGACGTCCTCGACCAGGCGCGCGACCTCATCGCCGCGAAGGACGAGGAGATCGAGCGCCTGCGGCGGCAGCTCGAGCCCGGTGAGGCCTCCGCTGCCGTCGAGCCCGGCGAGGCCGTCGCCCTCGAGCCGACCGAGCCGACCGAGCCGACCGAGCCGACGGAGCCGACCGAGCCGACCGAGCCGACTGAGCCGACCCACGCGACCGAGCCGACTGAGCCGACTGAGCCGACCGGGCCGGCCATAGAGCCGACCGACCCGCCCGTCGAGCCGACCGAGCCGACCGAGCCGACCGAGCCGACGGGCTCGCCCGTCGAGCCGACCGACCGCCGGCCGTGA
- a CDS encoding TIGR00730 family Rossman fold protein yields the protein MSTEPLNPSSEVQGPQQDPWYRRGPIGFRRSQVPEETTDERLLATPGRADWVHSDPWRVLRIQSEFVEGFGALAELGPAVSVFGSARTPVGTEEYRTGVEVGRRLVEAGFAVVTGGGPGLMEAANRGACEAGGTSVGLGIELPHEQGMNEWVDLAVNFRYFFARKTMFLKYSQGFVVLPGGFGTLDELFEALTLVQTGKVKAFPLVLLGTAYWGGLVDWVRDTQLSAGTISPRDLDLLHLTDDPAEAVDLMVRAHRTTPRPRD from the coding sequence ATGAGCACCGAGCCTCTCAACCCGTCCTCGGAGGTCCAGGGCCCGCAGCAGGACCCGTGGTACCGCCGCGGGCCCATCGGCTTCCGCCGCTCGCAGGTACCCGAGGAGACGACCGACGAGCGGCTGCTCGCCACCCCCGGCAGGGCGGACTGGGTCCACTCCGACCCGTGGCGCGTGCTCCGCATCCAGAGCGAGTTCGTCGAGGGCTTCGGTGCGCTCGCCGAGCTCGGCCCCGCCGTCAGCGTCTTCGGCTCCGCCCGCACGCCCGTCGGCACCGAGGAGTACCGGACCGGCGTCGAGGTGGGGCGCCGGCTCGTGGAGGCGGGCTTCGCCGTCGTCACGGGTGGAGGCCCCGGCCTCATGGAGGCGGCGAACCGGGGCGCGTGCGAGGCGGGCGGCACGAGCGTCGGCCTCGGCATCGAGCTGCCGCACGAGCAGGGCATGAACGAGTGGGTCGACCTCGCCGTGAACTTCCGCTACTTCTTCGCCCGCAAGACGATGTTCCTCAAGTACTCCCAGGGCTTCGTCGTGCTGCCCGGCGGTTTCGGCACGCTCGACGAGCTGTTCGAGGCGCTCACGCTCGTGCAGACCGGCAAGGTCAAGGCGTTCCCGCTCGTGCTGCTGGGGACCGCGTACTGGGGCGGCCTCGTCGACTGGGTGCGGGACACGCAGCTGTCCGCGGGCACCATCAGCCCGCGCGACCTCGACCTGCTGCACCTCACCGACGACCCCGCCGAGGCCGTGGACCTGATGGTCCGGGCGCACCGCACCACCCCGCGCCCGCGGGACTGA
- a CDS encoding SRPBCC family protein codes for MTAFEVAREVAATPEQVWARLTDWPSHSRWAPGTTVRVLTPRADGVGARFVGRTSLATVGLDRIGFDDPMEVVRWEPPRGGGPGFCEVRKLGRHVRGRARFAVEPVGTSSAAPPRTWVVWWEDIEVGPRALRRLTGPLVPLAGRLAFGGVLRALAREVEAERR; via the coding sequence GTGACGGCCTTCGAGGTCGCGCGCGAGGTCGCCGCCACCCCCGAGCAGGTGTGGGCGCGGCTCACCGACTGGCCGTCGCACTCCCGGTGGGCGCCGGGTACCACCGTCCGCGTCCTCACCCCCCGCGCCGACGGCGTGGGCGCCCGCTTCGTGGGCCGCACGTCGCTGGCGACGGTCGGGCTGGACCGGATCGGCTTCGACGACCCGATGGAGGTGGTCCGCTGGGAGCCGCCGCGCGGCGGCGGGCCCGGGTTCTGCGAGGTCCGCAAGCTGGGCCGTCACGTGCGCGGGCGGGCGCGCTTCGCGGTCGAGCCGGTCGGCACCTCGTCCGCCGCGCCGCCGAGGACGTGGGTCGTGTGGTGGGAGGACATCGAGGTCGGCCCCCGCGCGCTGCGCCGGCTGACCGGGCCGCTCGTGCCGCTCGCGGGACGGCTCGCCTTCGGCGGCGTGCTGCGCGCGCTCGCGCGCGAGGTGGAGGCGGAGCGGCGGTGA
- a CDS encoding twin-arginine translocase TatA/TatE family subunit, whose translation MVFDINGGEFLVIALLAMLLLGPDRLPELARGAARLVRRARDFATGASAQMKDEVGIDLDQVDWRRYDPRQYHPRRIVRNALNDVFEDDDDARPARGRAAAGGTGPAGAAAAAGAAGL comes from the coding sequence GTGGTGTTCGACATCAACGGCGGCGAGTTCCTCGTCATCGCGCTGCTCGCCATGCTCCTGCTCGGGCCCGACCGGCTGCCGGAGCTCGCCCGGGGGGCGGCCCGTCTCGTGCGGCGCGCCCGTGACTTCGCCACCGGGGCGAGCGCGCAGATGAAGGACGAGGTCGGTATCGACCTCGACCAGGTGGACTGGCGCCGCTACGACCCCCGGCAGTACCACCCGCGCCGCATCGTGCGGAACGCGCTCAACGACGTGTTCGAGGACGACGACGACGCGCGCCCGGCCCGAGGCCGCGCCGCCGCGGGCGGGACCGGTCCGGCGGGCGCCGCGGCCGCCGCGGGCGCGGCGGGCCTCA
- a CDS encoding glucosyl-3-phosphoglycerate synthase, with protein MNPRAARPLPPPPAAPPVPETLGVPGLADWFARRTWHDVTWSAQDLVRAKEGRRVAVVLPALDEERTVAGVIRAFLPLTLRQGPGLGPLVDEVVVVDSGSTDRTREVALEAGARVVTREDALPEVPVRPGKGEVLWRALRATDADVVVYADSDLVDVHASLVVGLLGPILREEGVHLVKAFYARPLRLEQATQRAGGGRVTELLARPALATFAPELGGVVQPLGGEYAGTRELLEQVPFAGGYGVEVGLLLDTLAAKGLDAIAQVDVGVRKHRHRDLLSLGVAAQEIMLTIARRTAALELARAIARGGPGADGGVDLVQFDQAPDGRWQAETTHVMVHDRPPMAEVLASLGAGTWPAGVGQRTA; from the coding sequence GTGAACCCGCGCGCGGCCCGGCCGCTCCCGCCGCCGCCCGCGGCGCCGCCGGTGCCGGAGACCCTCGGCGTGCCGGGGCTCGCGGACTGGTTCGCGAGGCGCACGTGGCACGACGTCACGTGGTCCGCGCAGGACCTCGTCCGGGCCAAGGAGGGTCGCCGGGTCGCCGTCGTGCTCCCGGCGCTCGACGAGGAGCGGACGGTCGCGGGCGTCATCCGGGCCTTCCTGCCGCTCACCCTGCGCCAGGGGCCGGGCCTCGGCCCGCTCGTCGACGAGGTCGTCGTCGTCGACTCCGGCTCCACCGACCGCACCCGCGAGGTCGCCCTCGAGGCGGGCGCGCGGGTCGTCACGCGGGAGGACGCGCTGCCGGAGGTGCCGGTCCGCCCCGGCAAGGGCGAGGTTCTGTGGCGGGCGCTGCGCGCCACCGACGCCGACGTCGTCGTGTACGCCGACTCCGACCTCGTCGACGTCCACGCGAGCCTCGTCGTCGGCCTCCTCGGGCCGATCCTGCGCGAGGAGGGCGTGCACCTGGTCAAGGCGTTCTACGCCCGGCCGCTGCGCCTGGAGCAGGCGACCCAGCGCGCGGGCGGCGGCCGTGTCACCGAGCTGCTCGCGCGGCCGGCCCTCGCGACGTTCGCGCCCGAGCTCGGCGGTGTCGTGCAGCCGCTCGGCGGGGAGTACGCCGGCACCCGGGAGCTGCTCGAGCAGGTGCCGTTCGCGGGCGGCTACGGCGTGGAGGTCGGGCTCCTGCTCGACACCCTCGCGGCCAAGGGCCTCGACGCGATCGCGCAGGTCGACGTGGGCGTGCGCAAGCACCGGCACCGCGACCTGCTGTCCCTCGGCGTCGCCGCGCAGGAGATCATGCTCACCATCGCGCGGCGGACCGCGGCGCTGGAGCTCGCGCGGGCCATCGCGCGCGGCGGGCCGGGGGCCGACGGCGGGGTCGACCTCGTCCAGTTCGACCAGGCCCCCGACGGGCGCTGGCAGGCGGAGACGACCCACGTCATGGTCCACGACCGCCCCCCGATGGCCGAGGTCCTCGCCTCCCTCGGCGCCGGGACGTGGCCGGCGGGCGTGGGGCAGCGCACCGCCTGA
- a CDS encoding enoyl-CoA hydratase/isomerase family protein, whose amino-acid sequence MTSGAAGTRPDPTAADGEEAGSSPGVRVERDGAVATLVLDRPGAMNSLTTAAKEDLLAAVSDVAADDSVRCVVLTGTGRAFCVGQDLREHAEVLARGDVDALWSTVPRHYNPVALALATMPKPVVAAVNGVAAGAGASFAMAADLRLVAEGAGFNLAFTGIGLSADSGATWHLQRIVGAGRALDLLLRPRTVRAAEALAIGLATEVVPDDALRERAAAVAAALADGPTLAYAAVRRAVAFSASHDLATSLEHEAGLMASTGATRDHADAVRAFLAKETPVFRAR is encoded by the coding sequence GTGACGAGCGGCGCTGCTGGCACCCGACCGGACCCGACGGCCGCCGACGGCGAGGAGGCCGGGTCGTCACCCGGCGTGCGGGTGGAGCGCGACGGGGCGGTCGCCACCCTCGTGCTCGACCGGCCGGGGGCCATGAACTCGCTGACGACCGCCGCGAAGGAGGACCTGCTCGCGGCGGTGTCGGACGTGGCGGCGGACGACTCGGTCCGCTGCGTCGTGCTGACGGGCACCGGACGCGCCTTCTGCGTCGGCCAGGACCTGCGCGAGCACGCCGAGGTCCTCGCCCGGGGCGACGTCGACGCGCTGTGGTCGACGGTGCCGCGCCACTACAACCCTGTCGCCCTCGCGCTCGCGACGATGCCGAAGCCGGTGGTGGCCGCCGTCAACGGCGTCGCGGCGGGGGCCGGGGCCTCCTTCGCGATGGCCGCCGACCTCCGGCTGGTCGCGGAGGGCGCGGGCTTCAACCTGGCGTTCACCGGGATCGGGCTGTCCGCCGACAGCGGGGCGACCTGGCACCTGCAGCGCATCGTCGGCGCCGGACGGGCGCTCGACCTGCTGCTGCGCCCGCGGACGGTGCGGGCGGCCGAGGCGCTCGCGATCGGCCTCGCCACCGAGGTCGTGCCGGACGACGCGCTGCGGGAGCGCGCCGCTGCGGTGGCCGCGGCGCTCGCCGACGGCCCGACCCTCGCCTACGCCGCCGTGCGGCGCGCGGTCGCCTTCTCGGCCTCGCACGACCTCGCCACGTCGCTGGAGCACGAGGCGGGGCTCATGGCGAGCACGGGCGCCACCCGGGACCACGCCGACGCCGTGCGGGCGTTCCTCGCGAAGGAGACCCCGGTCTTCCGGGCCCGCTGA
- a CDS encoding O-methyltransferase, translating to MSASKAAGWTWTESWVEESPAAHDARGRAAELGTGAVTTGTGALLAVLAASLQARAVVDVGTGAGVAALRMLEAMPSDGVLTSIDVEAEHQTAARAALQAAGVRPNRARIIHGDAADVLPRLADGGYDLVHVDVDDTRLGGALLDEVVRLLRPGGVLVVSDALAGDRVPDPAQRDRRTTAARELLRRVAEDDGLLATVLPVGDGVLVAVRRP from the coding sequence ATGAGCGCGTCGAAGGCGGCCGGCTGGACCTGGACCGAGTCGTGGGTGGAGGAGTCGCCCGCGGCGCACGACGCGCGCGGACGCGCCGCGGAGCTGGGGACCGGTGCCGTCACGACGGGCACGGGCGCCCTGCTCGCGGTGCTCGCCGCGTCGCTGCAGGCCCGCGCCGTGGTCGACGTCGGCACGGGTGCGGGGGTTGCGGCGCTGCGCATGCTCGAGGCGATGCCGTCCGACGGCGTGCTCACGAGCATCGACGTCGAGGCGGAGCACCAGACGGCGGCGCGCGCGGCCCTGCAGGCCGCGGGCGTGCGTCCCAACCGCGCGCGCATCATCCACGGCGACGCCGCCGACGTGCTGCCGCGGCTGGCCGACGGCGGCTACGACCTCGTGCACGTCGACGTCGACGACACGCGCCTGGGCGGCGCGCTGCTGGACGAGGTGGTGCGGCTGCTGCGCCCGGGCGGGGTGCTCGTCGTCTCCGACGCCCTCGCCGGGGACCGCGTCCCCGACCCGGCCCAGCGCGACCGCCGCACGACGGCCGCCCGGGAGCTCCTGCGTCGGGTCGCGGAGGACGACGGGCTGCTCGCCACGGTGCTGCCGGTCGGCGACGGCGTGCTCGTCGCCGTCCGCCGGCCCTGA
- a CDS encoding DUF3117 domain-containing protein yields MAAMKPRTGDGPLEVTKEGRGIVMRVPLEGGGRLVVEMTPAEASELGDALKGVVA; encoded by the coding sequence ATGGCCGCGATGAAGCCCCGCACCGGGGACGGTCCTCTGGAGGTCACCAAGGAGGGCCGCGGGATCGTGATGCGCGTACCGCTCGAGGGCGGTGGGCGCCTCGTGGTCGAGATGACCCCGGCCGAGGCGAGCGAGCTCGGTGACGCCCTCAAGGGCGTCGTGGCCTGA
- a CDS encoding S1C family serine protease: MSQPPQEPHRWGAPADESPDRPPAGPPARDTTETRVDLDRGAPSHGWVADAYAPPRRDDAYRADPYRADPHRAAPYRDDPYRAEPSRSGQQHGSGQSYQEYPSYPPVQDRGVAAGSAGWATGAAQGTYATGAPWADPAPRTDTVGRPVRRPRRERAGLVVVTVLLALLAGALGGVGGSVLADRTGLAGAAGPGRGDSGTSGTDTGDATGSGFGAGAAEPLADPAAVSEVAARVLPSVVSIRVANGSGEGTGSGFVIDAEGLILTNNHVIAAGGDQPADDIVVELADGSQAEAEVVGAEASYDVAVIRIDPADAGRELVALPFGDSDGVLVGEQVVAVGAPLGLDATVTTGIVSALNRPVSAGGGTQQTAFINAIQTDAAINPGNSGGPLVNLRGEVVGVNSAIAQAPGGPQGGSIGLGFSIPSNQAARTAQQLVEDGVATYPVVGVLLDRLYQGEGVRIVTESDDPDQPPVTPGGPADLAGLEAGDVILAFEGRPVTESDELVVAIRAQQPGDDVTLTVRRDEDVFDVTVTLEEGEQG, from the coding sequence ATGAGCCAGCCACCGCAGGAGCCGCACCGCTGGGGTGCGCCCGCCGACGAGTCGCCCGACCGGCCGCCGGCCGGCCCGCCCGCGCGCGACACCACCGAGACCCGGGTCGACCTCGACCGCGGGGCGCCGTCCCACGGCTGGGTGGCCGACGCCTACGCGCCGCCCCGGCGCGACGACGCGTACCGCGCAGACCCCTATCGCGCAGACCCGCACCGCGCAGCCCCGTACCGCGACGACCCGTACCGAGCAGAGCCGTCCCGGTCCGGGCAGCAGCACGGGTCGGGGCAGTCGTACCAGGAGTACCCGTCCTACCCGCCGGTCCAGGACCGCGGCGTCGCCGCCGGCTCGGCCGGGTGGGCGACGGGCGCCGCGCAGGGCACGTACGCGACGGGTGCGCCGTGGGCGGACCCGGCCCCGCGCACGGACACCGTGGGACGCCCCGTGCGCCGGCCGCGCCGCGAGCGCGCGGGCCTCGTGGTCGTCACGGTCCTGCTCGCGCTCCTCGCCGGGGCGCTCGGCGGCGTGGGCGGCTCGGTGCTCGCCGACCGCACCGGCCTCGCCGGCGCGGCCGGACCGGGCCGCGGCGACAGCGGCACGTCCGGCACCGACACCGGCGACGCGACCGGGTCCGGGTTCGGGGCGGGCGCCGCGGAGCCGCTGGCGGACCCCGCCGCCGTCTCCGAGGTCGCGGCCCGCGTGCTGCCGAGCGTCGTGTCGATCCGGGTCGCGAACGGCTCGGGCGAGGGCACCGGCTCCGGCTTCGTCATCGACGCCGAGGGCCTCATCCTCACGAACAACCACGTGATCGCGGCGGGCGGCGACCAGCCGGCCGACGACATCGTCGTCGAGCTCGCCGACGGCTCGCAGGCCGAGGCGGAGGTCGTGGGGGCCGAGGCGTCCTACGACGTCGCCGTCATCCGCATCGACCCCGCCGACGCGGGCCGCGAGCTCGTCGCACTGCCGTTCGGCGACTCCGACGGCGTGCTCGTCGGCGAGCAGGTCGTGGCCGTGGGTGCGCCCCTGGGCCTGGACGCGACCGTGACGACGGGCATCGTGAGCGCGCTCAACCGGCCGGTGTCCGCCGGCGGCGGCACGCAGCAGACGGCCTTCATCAACGCCATCCAGACCGACGCGGCCATCAACCCCGGCAACTCCGGCGGCCCGCTCGTCAACCTGCGGGGCGAGGTCGTCGGGGTCAACAGCGCGATCGCGCAGGCGCCCGGCGGGCCGCAGGGCGGCAGCATCGGGCTCGGCTTCTCGATCCCGAGCAACCAGGCCGCGCGGACCGCGCAGCAGCTCGTCGAGGACGGCGTCGCCACCTACCCCGTCGTCGGGGTGCTGCTGGACCGGCTGTACCAGGGCGAGGGCGTGCGGATCGTCACCGAGTCCGACGACCCCGACCAGCCGCCGGTCACCCCCGGCGGTCCGGCGGACCTCGCGGGCCTGGAGGCCGGCGACGTCATCCTCGCCTTCGAGGGCCGGCCCGTGACGGAGTCCGACGAGCTGGTCGTGGCGATCCGTGCCCAGCAGCCCGGCGACGACGTCACGCTCACGGTGCGTCGCGACGAGGACGTCTTCGACGTGACGGTCACCCTCGAGGAGGGCGAGCAGGGCTAG
- the folP gene encoding dihydropteroate synthase, which yields MTGTEVAADAALVLGGRGFARGRAVVMAVVNRTPDSFWAGARQLDDDVALAALDEAVDGGADVVDVGGVKAGPGEEVGEQEEVDRVVGFVETVRARHPRVVVSVDTWRAGVAEHACRAGAGLVNDTWAGHDPDLVHVAARHGAGYVVSHTGGARPRTRPFRVTYGHERDGVVTDVVRTLATGAARAVAAGVDPRSVLVDPTHDFGKNTWHSLALVRRTDAVVALGHPVLMALSRKDFIGETLDLPPDDRLEGTLAATAIAAWQGATVFRCHDARATRRALDVVAAVRGDLVPPRALRGLA from the coding sequence ATGACGGGCACCGAGGTGGCTGCCGACGCCGCGCTGGTCCTCGGCGGGCGCGGCTTCGCGCGCGGCCGCGCCGTCGTCATGGCCGTCGTCAACCGCACGCCGGACTCCTTCTGGGCCGGCGCCCGCCAGCTCGACGACGACGTCGCCCTCGCCGCGCTCGACGAGGCGGTCGACGGCGGCGCCGACGTCGTGGACGTCGGTGGCGTCAAGGCCGGACCCGGCGAGGAGGTGGGCGAGCAGGAGGAGGTCGACCGGGTCGTCGGCTTCGTCGAGACCGTCAGGGCGCGCCACCCCCGGGTCGTCGTGAGCGTCGACACGTGGCGCGCCGGGGTCGCCGAGCACGCGTGCCGCGCCGGCGCCGGTCTCGTCAACGACACGTGGGCGGGACACGACCCCGACCTCGTCCACGTCGCCGCCCGGCACGGCGCGGGCTACGTCGTCTCGCACACCGGCGGCGCGCGCCCGCGCACCCGGCCGTTCCGGGTGACGTACGGCCACGAGCGCGACGGCGTCGTCACCGACGTCGTCCGCACCCTCGCGACCGGGGCCGCGCGCGCCGTCGCGGCGGGCGTCGACCCCCGCTCGGTGCTCGTCGACCCCACGCACGACTTCGGCAAGAACACCTGGCACAGCCTCGCCCTCGTGCGGCGCACCGACGCGGTCGTCGCCCTGGGGCACCCGGTCCTCATGGCGCTCAGCCGCAAGGACTTCATCGGGGAGACGCTCGACCTCCCACCCGACGACCGACTGGAGGGCACCTTGGCCGCCACCGCGATCGCCGCCTGGCAGGGCGCCACCGTGTTCCGCTGCCACGACGCGCGCGCCACCCGGCGCGCGCTCGACGTCGTCGCCGCCGTCCGCGGCGACCTCGTCCCGCCGCGCGCCCTGCGGGGCCTCGCGTGA
- the sigE gene encoding RNA polymerase sigma factor SigE — MSTATDTRATASSADHEVGPAAAAWVPPTWDEVVRTHSARVYRLAYRLTGNPHDAEDITQEVFVRVFRSLDSYRPGTFEGWLHRITTNLFLDTVRRKQRQRTDALAEDAADRLPGADPGPERAYEFRNLGDDVQDALAALSPEFRAAVVLSDIEGLTYEEIAATLGVKLGTVRSRIHRGRAQLRRALEHRRPTRGGVRPVLTGRLV; from the coding sequence ATGAGCACTGCGACGGACACCCGCGCCACCGCGAGCAGCGCCGATCACGAGGTCGGCCCCGCGGCCGCTGCCTGGGTACCGCCGACCTGGGACGAGGTCGTGCGCACCCACTCGGCCAGGGTCTACCGCCTCGCCTACCGCCTCACCGGCAACCCGCACGACGCGGAGGACATCACCCAGGAGGTCTTCGTCCGGGTGTTCCGGTCGCTGGACTCCTACCGTCCGGGCACGTTCGAGGGCTGGCTGCACCGCATCACGACGAACCTCTTCCTCGACACGGTGCGGCGCAAGCAGCGCCAGCGCACCGACGCCCTCGCCGAGGACGCCGCGGACCGGCTGCCGGGCGCCGACCCGGGGCCGGAGCGCGCCTACGAGTTCCGCAACCTCGGCGACGACGTGCAGGACGCGCTCGCGGCCCTGTCGCCGGAGTTCCGTGCTGCCGTCGTGCTCAGCGACATCGAGGGCCTGACGTACGAGGAGATCGCGGCGACGCTCGGGGTCAAGCTCGGGACGGTCCGCTCGCGGATCCACCGCGGCCGCGCGCAGCTGCGCCGGGCGCTGGAGCACCGTCGGCCCACGCGCGGCGGGGTCCGCCCCGTGCTCACCGGCCGACTGGTCTGA